The Streptomyces sp. NBC_00659 genomic interval TCGCTCGGATCACGGTCGACAGCGCCCAGGTCCATCGCGTGCAGGGCCGCGTCGAGCAGCGCCGGGTGCAGGCCGAACTCGCCCGCCTGCGAGGTGAGTTCCTCGTCCAGGCCGACCTCGGCGAACACCTCGTCGCCGCGCCGCCAGGCCCTGCGCAGCCCCTGGAACGCGGGCCCGTAACCGAGCCCGCCGACCGCCAGAGTGTCGTAGAAGCCGTCGATGCCGACGGGCTCGGCGCCCTGCGGCGGCCAGAGGGTGAAGTCGTACGCCGTCTGCCGCGCCGTCGGCGGCGCCGTGTCCAGGGTGCCGCTGACGTGCCGGGTCCAGGGGCCGTCCGGGTCGTCCTCGGGACGCGAGTGCACCGTGAAGGGGCGGCGGCCGGAGTCGTCCGGCGCGCCGACAAAGGTCTGCAGCTGGACCGCGCCCTGCCCGGGCAGCACCAGCGGCGCCTCCATGATCAGTTCCTCGACGTGGTCGCAGCCCACCCGGTCGGCGGCCTGCACCGCGAGTTCCACGAACGCCGCCCCCGGCATCAGCACCGCGTCCATGATCAGGTGGTCGGCGAGCCACGGGTGCGTACGGGCCGACAGCCGTCCGGTCAGCAGCAGCCCCTCGCCGTCGGCGAGCGGCACCTCGGCCCCGAGCAGCGGGTGCCCGGCGGCGCCCAGGCCGGCGGCCGAGACGTCCCCGGCGGACGGGGCCGCCTCCAGCCAGTACCGGCGGCGCTGGAAGGCGTACGTCGGAAGATCGGTGAACGGCCGTGCGGACGGCGGCAGTACGGCGTCCCAGTCCGGGACGGCGCCGCGCGTGTGCGCCTCGGCGAGTGACAGCGTGAAGCGGTGCAGTCCGCCCTCGCCGCGCCGCAGCGAGCCGACGACGGCCGCCGCGGACCCGGCGTCCTCCACGGTCTCCTGCACGCCCATCGCGACCACCGGGTGCGGGCTGCACTCGACGAACAGGCCGTGCCCGCTCCCGGCGAGCGCACGGACGGCGTCCTCGAAGCGCACGGTCTGGCGCAGGTTGCGGTACCAGTACTCGGCGTCCATGACGGTGGTGTCGAGCCACTCGCCGTCCACCGTGGAGAACAGCGGCACCTCGGCGGTGCGCGGCGCGATCGGCGCCAGCAGCTCGGCCACCTCGTCGTGGATCTCCTCGACGTGCGCCGAGTGCGAGGCGTAGTCCACGGTGATGCGGCGGGCGCGTACCTCCTGTGCCGCGCACCGCTCCATCAGTTCGTCCAGCTCGGCGGTGGAGCCCGAGACGACCACGGACGCCGGGCCGTTGACGGCGGCCACCGACAGCCCCTGCCAGGAGGCGAGCAGCTCGCGCGCCTCGGCGGCGGGCAGCGCGACCGAGACCATGCCGCCCCGCCCGGCCAGCGCGATGATGGCCCGGCTGCGCAGGGCGACCACCCGGGCCGCGTCCTGCAGCGTGAGGGCGCCCGCGACGGCCGCCGCGGCGATCTCGCCCTGCGAGTGGCCCACGACCGCGGCCGGGTGGATGCCGTGGGACCGCCACAGCGCGGCGATGGAGACGTTGACCGCCCACAGCGCGGGCTGCACCACGTCGACACGGTCGAAGCCGGGCGCGCCGGGTGCCTCACGCAGGACGTCGATCAGCGACCAGTCGGTGAACGGTGCCAGCGCCTTGGCGCACTCCGTGAGCCGGGCCGCGAACACCGGTGAGGTGTCGAGCAGTTCGACGGCCATGCCGGCCCACTGCGCGCCCTGGCCGGGGAAGACGAACACGGCCCGGCCCGCGTCCTCGCCGACGCTCGTGCCCTCGACGACCTGCGGCGCCGAGGCGCCCTCGGCGAGCGCGCGCAGCCCCTGAAGCAGATCGGCGCGGCCTTGCCCGACCACGACCGCGCGCTGGTCGAAGGAGGCCCGTGTGGTGGCCAGCGCCCGTGCCACGGCCGCGGGTTCGGCGTCGGCGCGCGCTTCGACGCGCTCCAGCAGCCGCCCGGCCTGGGCGCGCAGAGCCTCCTCGGTGCGGGCCGACAGCGGCCACATCGACGGCGCCGTGCCCGTTTTCGTCCCGCTGTGCGCCGGCTCCTCGGCGGGAGCCTGCTCCAGAACGACATGGGCGTTCGTGCCGCTGACCCCGAACGAGGAGACACCGGCGCGGCGCGGCCGGTCCAGCTCGGGCCACTCCCGGGCCTCGGTGAGCAGTTCGACGTTGCCCGCCGTCCAGTCGACGTGCGGGGTGGGCTCGTCGACGTGCAGGGTCCTGGGCAGCACACCGTGGTGCATGGCCTGCACCATCTTGATGACACCGGCGACACCGGCGGCGGCCTGCGCGTGCCCGATGTTGGACTTCAACGAGCCCAGCCACAAAGGCTGTTCGCGGTCCTGACCGTAGGCGGCCAGGACGGCCTGTGCCTCGATCGGGTCGCCGAGCCGGGTGCCGGTGCCGTGCGCCTCGACCGCGTCCACGTCCGAGGCACCGAGCCCGGCACTGGCGAGAGCCTCCTCGATGACACGCTGCTGGGAGGGACCGTTGGGTGCCGTGAGACCGTTGCTGGCACCGTCCTGGTTGACGGCCGTGCCCCGCACCACGGCCAGCACCCGGTGGCCCGCCCGCCGCGCGTCCGACAGCCGCTCCAGGACCAGGACGCCCACTCCCTCGGCCCAGCCCGTGCCGTCGGCCGCGCCCGCGAACGCCTTGCAGCGCCCGTCCGCGGCGAGCCCGCGCTGCCGGCTGAACTCCACGAACACCTCGGGCGTCGACATCACCGCGACACCGCCGGCCAGCGCCAGGTCACACTCCCCGCCGCGCAGCGCCTGCGCCGCCAGGTGCAGCGCCACCAGCGACGACGAGCAGGCCGTGTCGACGGTCATCGCCGGGCCCTCCAGGCCCAGCACATAGCTGATGCGGCCGGACATCACACTGCCCGCGCGGCCGGTGCCGAGATAGCCCTCCAGACCCTCCGGCACCCGGTCCAGACCGGTGGCGTAGTCGTGGAACATCACACCCGCGTACACACCGGTCCGGGTGCCGCGCAGCGACCGCGGGTGGATACCGGCCCGCTCGAAAGCCTCCCAGGAGGTCTCCAGCAGCAGCCGCTGCTGCGGGTCCATGGCGAGCGCCTCACGCGGGCTGATCCCGAAGAACTCCGCGTCGAAGTCCCCCGCGTCGTACAGGAACCCGGCCTCGCGCACGTAGCTCGTCCCCGGCTGCTCCGGGTCCGGGTGATACAGCTTCTCCAGGTCCCAGCCCCGGTCGGCGGGGAACTGCGAGACCGCGTCGCGCCCTTCGGCGACCAGGTCCCACAGGTCCTCGGGGCCGCGCACCCCGCCCGGCAGCCGGCAGCTCATGCCGACGACGACCACCGGGTCCTCGTCGGCCGCCGCCCGGCGCCGCCGCGCCACCGGGGTGGCCGACGTGCCCAGCAGCAGGTCCACAAGGTGCCGGGCCGCCGCCTCGCAGGTGGGCCGGTCGAAGGCCAGCGAGGCGGGCAGCCTGAGACCCGTGGCGGCGGTCAGCCGGTTGCGCAGCCGGACCGCGGCCGCCGAGTCCAGGCCCAGGTCCTTGAACGAACGGTCCGCCGGCACGGCGTGCGCCCCGCGCCCGCCCAGCACCTGGGCGGCCGCCTCCCGTACCACCGAGGCCAGCAGGTCCGTGCGGCTGTCCACGGTGGCTGCCAGCAGCCGTTCGCGCAGCGCGTCCGCGACGGCCGGATCCGCCGGCGGGGCCGCCTCGGCGAGCCCCGAGACATCGGCCGGCCGCGACGCCAGCAGCACCGCCGACGCGGGGTCGAGCGCGTGCCGGACCGGCTTCCCGGAACCGGTGCGCGGCACCGACTCCGTCACGTACAGCGTCTCCGGGATCTTGATGTGGGACAGCCGCTCCCGGCAGGCGGCGAAGATCACGTCCGCGTCCAGCGGCCCGGCACCCGCCGCGGGCACCAGGAACGCGACCGGCACCTCGCCGAGCACCTCGTGCGGTACGCCCCTCACGGCGGCGTCGGCGACGCCGCCGAGCGAGCGCAGCACCTCCTCGATCTCGCCGGGGTGGATGTTCTCGCCGCCGCGGATGACGAGTTCCTTCAGCCGCCCGGTCAGGGTGAGCCGGCCGGCGGAGTCCGTGCGGCCCAGATCGCCGGTGCGGTAGTAGCCGTCGACCAGTGCCTCGGCGGTGTCCTCGGGGCGGTTGTGGTAGCCGAGCATCAGGTTCGGGCCCGACACCCACACCTCGCCCTCCTCGCCCGGGGCGACGTCCGCCCCGGAGCCGGGGTCGGCCAGCCGCAGCGAAAGGCCGGGCACGGGACGGCCGCTGGAGCCCGGGACGCGCTCGTCGCCGGGCACGTCGGCGGTGATGGCCCCGCACGTCTCGGTGGAGCCGTAGGTGTCCAGCAGCGGCACCCCGAACACGTCCTCGAAGGCGTGCGCGAGCGAGGTGCCCGCGCCGGCCCCCGAGGTGAGGCCGAGCCGCAGCCCCGGCAGCACGGGCCGCTCGCCGCCGCGGCCGCGCGCGACCTCGATCAGCTGGTGGTACAGGGTGGGAACGCCCGCCAGCAGCGTGTACCCGCCCTCGGCCAGCTCGTCCAGCACATCACCCGCCGACAGGCCCGGCATGAGGTGCGCGGACGCACCCGTCGCCGTGACGCCGAGCACGCAGAACACATGCGCCAGGCTGTGGAACAGCGGCAGCGGCCACAGCACCCTGGTTTCGGCCGACAGGCCGAACACCGGGGCGTAGCAGGCGGCCACCGACCACAGGCAGCTGCGCTGCGTGGACAGCACGCCCTTGGGGCGGCCCGTGGTGCCCGAGGTGTAGAGCAGGAACGCCGGGTCGTCCAGGGACAGCCCGTCGCGGGCCGGCCGGGGCGCGTCGGTCGTGGCGAGCGCCTCGAACGAGGCGAGGCCTTCGGTGCTCTCGCCGTCCGCGGCCAGGATCAGGATCAGGGACCGTTCGGCGGCCAGGGGAGCGAGTAGCGCAGCACCGGCGGCGTCCGTGAGCACCACGCGCGCTCCGCTGTCGTCCAGCAGATGCGCCAGCTCGGCGGCCGTCGCCTGCGAAGCGGCCGGCACACCCACTCCGTCCGCGCGCAGCACGGCGAGATAGGCCTCGACCGTCTCCACGGTGTTGCCCAGATGGATCAGCGCACGGTCACCGGGCGCGAGCCCGAGCGCCGCGAGGTGTCCGGCCAGCCGCCCCGTGCGGGCCCGGAGCTCCTTGTACGTGACGCTCCGGCGTACGTCGCTGAACGCGGCCTTGCCGGCGTGGGTCTCGGCCTGGATCCGCAGCAACTCGGGCAGTGGCCGCACCAGTTCGGTACGCAGCATGGAACAGACTCCTCGGTCACGCGAAGACGGAGCAGAAACGCGGGAAATGGAGAGGAAAAGAGCGGCTGGGGCCGGTGAGGATCCCCGGCCCCTCGTCATCCGCTCGACGCACCGCCACGGGGCGGTGCCGGATGGCTTCCGATCACGGCTTGACGGCGCCGATCCCGTGGATGAACGGCAGCTTCGCCAGCCGGTCGAGCAGCTTCCACCGGTCCGCCCGCAGACCGGCCGCGCCGTACATGCGGGTCAGTTCCTCGCGGGTGTGCACCCGGTCGCGGCAGCGGGTCACCGCGAAGAACGGACGCAGCCAGCCGACCGCGTAGTGGTCGGCGATGAAAACGCGGCCGCCCGGCCTGAGCACCCGCTGGATCTCGGCGAGCCCCTCGTTGCGGCTGCGCCAGTGGTGGAAGCAGATCGTCGAGACGACCAGGTCGAACGACGCGTCCTCGAACGGCAGTTGCTCCGCCGCCCCGTGCACGAACGTCACGGGAAGCCCCTCGGGGACCTTCGCGCGTGCCGTCTCCACCATGCTCGGGGACACGTCCACGCCGGTCAGCTCGGCGTCCGGGAAGCGGATCCCGACGCGCCGCAGCAGCGCACCCGTCCCGCAGCCCACGTCGAGCACGTTCTGCGGCCGGACTCCCTGCTCGCCGACCCAGTCGACGAGCGACTGATGAATCCGGTCCCGGATCCGCTGAATTCGGCTGTCCTCATAGGTGGGGCCCCAGTTCTGGAACTGGGCCACATCACGGCTCTGCTTGAAAGATTGCTCGGTCACCTTGTCCCCTTGCCCTCAAGTCATGGACGATTACCAAGTTATGGAGGGCCCGTCCGTGCACCAACCCCTAAAACGAATTCCGGGGACATCCCGCAGCAAGGCAGGGGGCTCTAGGGGCCACCAGGAGTTGAATCCGGGTCCGTCCTGTGGCTCAATTCTCGTAGTGCCGATCAGGAATTCGGAGACCCGCCGGCGACGTTGGGCGGCGTCGGACCCCGCAGGTCCCGCGTTCGGCATTCCAGGGGCAGGCCCCGCGCATCCACCAGGATCCGCACCCGGAAGGCCCGCCCGGCGCACCCGGCCGCTCCCCCCTGCGGCCCACGCGCCAGGGCCCGTCTCCGGCGGGCCTGCCCCCTGCATCCGCCCCCCCTCGGCCCGCGTCCCGGCGCCACTCGAGCGGCCGGCTCCCGGCCGAGGCCCCACGGTGAGGAACCGCTCCGGGGACCGTGAGCCGATGGATCGGTCCACAACAGGCGAGCCCGGAGGGGCATTCCGCTGCTCCTTCGCCTCGGTGCCACAGCCTGTCCGCCCCCGGCACCCCGCCCCCCGGCACCCTGCCCGCGGCACAACGGCCGGGTCCGGGAAAACATCCGCAATCACAACGCAAGAAGAAACGGAATTCTCCGTTCTCGGCCGGCGGTCAAGGGCTCCTAGGGGGCGGTAGGGGTTGTGGCGGGGTCGGCCTGAATGGTTCGTTTTTCATGGCGAAAGCCACTCACCCCCACACGTGAATTCAACTCAGAACTCCTCTGGGCGATACGCCATACCAAGATTGGGTGCACTATGACGCGGAATGTACTGGTGATCGGTGGGGGCCCTGGTGGTTCCACCGCCGCCACCCTGCTGGCCCGGGCCGGTCTGTCGGTGACGCTGCTGGAGCGCGACACGTTCCCCAGGTACCACATCGGGGAGTCCATCGCCTCGTCCTGCCGGAGCATCCTGGACTTCGGCGGAGCTCTGGAGAAGGTCGAGGAACGCGGCTACACCGTCAAGACCGGCGTCCTGCTGCGCTGGGGCAAGGAGGAGGACTGGACGATCGACTGGTCCCAGCTGTTCGGACCCGACGTGCGGTCGTGGCAGGTCGACCGTGACGACTTCGACAAGGTGCTGCTCGACCACGCCAAGGAGCAGGGCGTCGAGGTGATCGAGGGCGCGTCCGTCAAGCGCGTCCTGTTCGACGGCGAGCGCGCCGTCGCCGCCGAGTGGACACACCCCGACGACCGCAAGAGCGTGCGCAAGACGGAGTTCGACTTCGTCGTGGACGCCTCCGGCCGGTCCGGCGTGATCGCCGGACAGCACTTCAAGAACCGCCGCCCGCACGAGGTCTTCCGCAACGTCGCCATCTGGGGCTACTGGGAGGGCGGCAAGCTGCTGCCCAACACCCCTTCCGGCGGCATCAACGTCGTCTCCTCCCCCGACGGCTGGTACTGGATCATCCCGCTGCGCGACAACCGCTTCAGCGTCGGCTTCGTCTCCCACCAGACCCGCTTCCTGGAGCGGCGCGGGGACTACGAGTCCACCGAGCAGATGCTGCTGTCCCTCGTCGGCGAGTCCGACACCGTCCGCGAGCAGCTGGCCGACGCGAAGTTCCTGCAGGGCGAGGTACGCGTCGAGCAGGACTTCTCCTACGTCGCCGACAGCTTCTGCGGCCCCGGCCACTTCATCGTCGGTGACGCCGCCTGCTTCCTGGACCCGCTGCTGTCCACCGGCGTTCACCTGGCGATGTACAGCGGCATGCTGTCCGCCGCCTCCATCCTCGCGACCGTCAACGGCGACGTCGAGGAGAAGGAGGCGCTCGGCTTCTACGAGGTGCTGTTCCGCAACGCCTACCAGCGCCTGTTCACCCTCGTCTCCGGCGTGTACCAGCAGTACATGGGCAAGGACACCTACTTCGGACTCGCGCAGAGCCTGGTGCGCGAGACACAGGACGCCCCCGCCCCGCACAGCGACAACAACGACGCCGCCTTCGGCGAACTCGTCGCGGGCGTCACCGACCTGCGCGAGGCCAGCAGCCAGGCCGGCCTGGGCACCGCACCCATCCAGACCGTCATCGACGACGCCGCAGAGCTCGACGGCACCCCGGTGGGCGAACTGCTCACCGCGGCCGAGCAGGCGAGGCAGCAGGCCATCACCGCCAGCCCCAACAGCCCGCTGTCCATGGCCCCGATGAAGATGGACGCGAACGACCTCTACGACGCGGCCACCGGCCTGTACCTCACCACCACCCCGACCCTCGGCATCCGGCGAGCCGGAGCCTGATCCCGTGAACGCACACCAGATATCGATACTGCTCTTCGGCCTGGCGGCCATCGTGCTCCTGGCACGGCTGCTCGGCACGGTGGCCCGGCGGCTGGACCAGCCGCCGGTCATCGGCGAGGTCCTGGCCGGCATCCTGATGGGACCGACACTGTTCGGCGGCGCGATCTCCGGGCATCTCTTCCCCACCGATGTCCGGCCCTTCCTCAGCGCCCTGGCCACCGTCGGCGTCGCCGTCTTCATGTTCATCGTCGGCCTCGAATGGGACCAGAGCCTGATCCGCGGCTCGGGAGGCCTGGCGGTCACCGTGTCCCTGAGCTCCATCCTGCTGCCGTTCGGCCTCGGCGCGATCCTGGCCTGGTCCTTCATGGACGAGTACGGAACCGGTGACAGGACCGCGTTCGTGCTCTTCATGGGCATCTCCATGTCGATCACCGCGTTCCCCGTGCTGGCCCGCATCCTCACCGAACGGAGCCTGGACCGCACCCCGCTGGGTGCCGTGGCGCTGGCCTGCGCCTCCATCGACGACGTCCTGGCCTGGTCCGTGCTGGCCGGCGTGGTCGCCCTCGCCGGATCGGCCGGCCCGGACCAGTGGCGGATCCTGCTCGCGGTGCCCTACGTCCTGGGCATGCTCTTCGTGATACGGCCGCTGCTGCGCCGCGTCACGGAACGCGGCGACGGCCCGCGGCTGAACCAGACCTGGCTCGCGTGCATCCTCGCCGGCCTGCTGGTGTCCGCCGCCGCCACGGAGTGGATGGGGCTGCACTTCATCTTCGGCGCCTTCCTGTTCGGCGTGGTCATCCCCCGGGAGCGGACCGAACACCTGCGGACCCAGATCCACGAACGCATCGGGCAGCTGAGCAGCGTGCTGCTCCTGCCGGTCTTCTTCCTCGTCGCCGGCCTCCAGGTCGACCTGTCCGGGATCGGCGCGGACGGGCTCGGCGACCTGGCCCTGATCCTCCTGGTGGCCATCGGCGGCAAGTTCACGGGCGCGTTCTTCGCGGCCCGCGCGCACAGGATGCCGGCCCGTCAGGCCGCGGCGCTGGCCACCCTCATGAACACCCGCGGCCTCACCGAACTCGTCGTACTGAGCATCGGCCTGCACATGAAGATCATCGGAGCGGAGCTGTACTCGCTCATGGTGGTGATGGCTGTGGTGACGACAGCGATGGCGGGACCACTGCTGCGCTGGATCATGCCCCGGCGGTTCGTCGAGGCGGAGACCACCCCCCGGCACAGCCCGCCGCAGCAGGCCGTGAGCAGCAGGCCGTGAGCGGCAGAGCGTGAGGAGAGAGAAGAGATGACTCACCGAGACGACTGCCGGTGCGGGTGCGCCCTCGCGTCCTGGGCCGCCGACAGCGGCCCCGCGGCCCCCGCGGGCGGAATCCTCGGCTGCGGCGCGTATCTGCCGGAGCGGGTGGTCGACAACGTGGAGGCCGCCGCCTCGGCGGGTGTCACCCCGCAGTGGATCGAGACCAGGACCGGGATCCTTGCCCGGCGCTACGCGCACCCGGACCAGGCAGCCTCGGATCTTGCGGAACGGGCCGCCCGCGCCGCCCTGCGCGACGCCGGCCTGGGCGCCGACCAGCTCTCCCTGGTCGTCGTGGCCACCTCCACCCCGGACTTCCCGCAGCCGCCGACGGCCTGTCTGCTGCAGGACCGGATCGGGGCACGGCACGCCGCGGCCTTCGACATCAACGCGGTGTGCAGCGGCTTCGTCTACGCGCTGGAGGCCGCCCGCCGCATGGTGCCGCCGGGCGGGCACGCCCTGGTGGTGGGCGTGGACATCTACTCCCGGATCATCGACCCGGCCGACCGGCGCACCGTCTCCCTGTTCGGTGACGGCGCCGGCGCGGTGGTCGTCGGCCCGGTCACCGAGGGCCGGGGAGTCGTCGCCACGCGGCTGGCCAGCCACGGCGAGTACCACGACCTGATCAAGGTCCCGGCGGGCGGCAGCCGCATGCCCGCCTCCAAGGAGACCCTCCAGGACGGACTGCACTACTTCACCATGGACGGCTACGGGGTGAAGACCTTCGTCAGGGACCATCTGCCCGGCGCCGTCCACCGCTTCCTCTCCGCCACCGGCGTCGCCCCCACGGCGATACGCCACTTCGTCCCCCACCAGGCGAACGGCCGGATGATCGACGCCCTGCTGCCGGAACTGAACCTGCCGAACGCCACCGTCCACCGCACCCTGCGCCACTACGGCAACACCGGCGCCGCATCCGTTCCCGTCACCCTCGCCGCAGCCCGCGACCACCTCACCCCGGGCGACCTCGTCCTCCTCGCGGGTTTCGGCGGCGGCATGACCACGGGGCTGACGCTGCTGCGCTGGTGACGGACGGTCGGTTCGTCACCGGCCGGGAGCGGATACCGTGAGGGACGACAGCGAGCCCGCCGGCGAAACGCTCACCGGCGCCGCCGCGCGCCGCCACCGTCCGGGCGTTCCGCTCCTCCCCGCACGAACGGAACCTTCGACAGCACCGAGGCGTACGAAAACCCCCGGGCCGCACCGGTATCGACCCTTCCGCCGCACCTTCGTCCGAGTTTGCCCCACCGCCCGAACCGCTCTACGCTGCTCCGTAGTCAAACTTGATCAGTACAGTTGCCTCCGGGAGCCCGCGTGACCCTGCCCGAGACCGGCTACACCCCCACCGCCGAGGAACGCGCAAGCCTGGACGCCTGGTTCCAGGAGTACGACGCCCACTGCACCAAGGCGGACGTCGAGCGGATGGCGGACATGGCCGTCTTCCCCCTCAACCTGATCAGCGACGACTCCGCGGGCGACGGCAGGTCGGCTCAGTGGAACCGCGGCCGGTTCATCGACACCATGACCCACGTCATGGGGGACGGCACCGCGGACATCACCTTCGACAACACCCGCACCCCCGTCTTCCTCTCCCCGTCCATGGCCGTGGTCTTCACCCACTCCACCGTCACCACGGCCGACCGGACCCACGACATGACGTACGCCGACATCCTGATCCGCAAAGCCGGCACCTGGGCCTTCCAGACCATGATCCAGTCAGGCTGGGGCGACAACCTCTGACCGCCCCGCGAGCCGGCGGCAGGCAGGCACCCCGCGCGGGCAGCCGGGCCCGTCCGCCCCGATCGGCCCGACACGGACGGCCTGCCGACCGAGGAACCCGCTCCGGCCGTTCGGAAACCGGCACCCGCGCGTCAAGCGCGCCGCCACACAGGTGTCCGGCTCCGGAACGCTCGAGCAGGCTTCCCGCAACGTCGATACACGCTGGGAATACGGCCAGGACTGCACCAACTCGTACCACGGCGGCGGCACGAAGACCCGCCACGGCGGGCGCCGGCGCGACCGCGCCTGGCTGACCGGTGTGAGCATGCTGCGTCTACTACAGTGCGGCGTGGGCTGTGACTGGCGCTGAGGTGGAGCACCACCGGGGAGCGGTCTGACGAGACGTCATTGCCGTGCGCCTGGGCGAGTGGTCGGCAATGCCTGGAGGCAACGATGTCCGCGACTCGGACGGCCCAACTCATGGACGGCACCAACCTCGCCAAACGCATCATCGAAGAGGCTGCTGCCAAGGCGGCAGAGATCTCACGGCGTGGGGGAACCAGTCCCTGTCTCGCGACGGTGCTGGTGGGGGAGGACCCCGCGTCGGCCACCTATGTCCGCATGAAACGGGCGCGGTGCGCGAAGGCGGGCATCCAGTCCCGGCACATCGCTTTGCCCGCCACCACCACGACCGCCGAACTGATCGACACCCTCGCCGGCCTGTCCGGCGATCCGGACGTGCACGGCATCCTGCTCCAGCACCCTTGCGGACCGCACATCGACGAGCGAGCCGCGTTCGAGGCCATCGCCCCGGAGAAGGACGTCGACGGGGTCACGATGCATTCGTTCGCCGCGATGAGCTTCGCGCTGCCGGGCTTCGCGTCCTGCACTCCAGGCGGAATCATGCGACTGCTGGAGGCGTACGACGTCGACCTCGCCGGCAAGCACGCCGTCGTGGTGGGCCGCAGCCCGATTCTCGGCAAGCCGGCCGGGATGCTCCTGCTCGCCAAGAACGCAACGGTGACGTACTGCCACTCCCGCACGGCGGACCTGTCGGCGATCGTCCGGGAAGCAGACGTCCTGGTAGCGGCCGTGGGACGGCCCCGGCTGATCCGGGGTGAGGACATCAAGCCCGGCGCGGTGGTGATCGACGCCGGATACAACCCGGGCAACGTCGGCGACGTGGACTTCGACACCGCCCGCACCCGCGCCTGTCTGATCACTCCGGTGCCCGGCGGCGTCGGGCCGATGACCATCGCCGTCCTGCTGGCGCAGACCGTGGACGCCGCCGCGAACCAGCTCGGAATCCAGCACCAATGACCTCCTGACCAGCAGCCCCTTGGCACCAGGCCAGAAGGGTCCCCGCTCGGAATGGGAGACCTCGTAATCGGGCCGGCCGGCAGTTCGTTCTCTGACAGCGGCTCGCCACCCGTGAGGGCGGTGAGCCGCCGAGGACGCGGCTCCGCAGAGTGCCAGCCGGCCTTGGCGGATGCCTCGGCTCGCGCTCGGGTGCCGGTACGAAGGGACTGCTGAGCACTACTGCGACCCGGAGGCAAGAGAGTTCGACTTCTCCGCGAAGCCGATCCCGGGCGACGACAACCAGGCGGGCGGCAGCATCCTGAAGAGCTTCTACGCCAAGAACCGCATCATCGGCGGAATGGACGACGGCTTCATCGTGAAGATCGTCACCTGACCTGTGCTGCGGCGGGAGCGGCCCTGGCACCGGCCGCTCCCGCCGCAGCCGGTTCACGATGTGACGGGCCAGAACTGCACGAGGTAGCGCTCCACACCGTGGCCGGTGCCCTCGCCCTCCGACAGGGCTGCGGCCTCGGCCCGGCCTGCACAGTGGACACGGACGTGCCACGAACCACCGGAATCCGCCAGCGTGATCAGGTCGTCCATCCGGCCCGTGTACATGGACCACACGGCTACCTGACCACTGGCCGACTCGAAGTCGGCCTCGGCCCTCTCGTCCCAGCCGGCCCGCTCCTGCTGGGACGGAGGCCCGTCCCACACTTCGACGCTGACCGCGGCGGTGTGGGTATGGCCACCACTGGTGATGTCCAGACGTCCCGGGTGAGTGCCGAGGAACGCACGCCGGTTGAAGTCGTCCGGGAAGGGAACCGGCAGATCCGCGTCATCGGACTCCTGCAACCCGAAGGCATGAAAGCCGACATACGCATGCACATCCTGCTGCCGCACAAGCTCTGCCATGAGCTCCCCCTCGACAACGGATCTCACCGAAACCGGCGATGCCGCCGGTACGGCCGGGAGATCCGAACCGATACCGGGATCAGGCGGCGACGAGCTCCTGCTCGCGGTCCGGCGTTTTGACCTTGGGCTTCTTGTTCGGCAGCGAGAGCCGGAAGACCTTGTGCCACGCGGAGAACACCTGCTTGGGCAGCGGGCCGGTGACGTACTCCAGCTCGTACTTCTCGAACAGCGCACGCACCTTCACCGCGACCTCGGC includes:
- a CDS encoding cation:proton antiporter domain-containing protein; protein product: MNAHQISILLFGLAAIVLLARLLGTVARRLDQPPVIGEVLAGILMGPTLFGGAISGHLFPTDVRPFLSALATVGVAVFMFIVGLEWDQSLIRGSGGLAVTVSLSSILLPFGLGAILAWSFMDEYGTGDRTAFVLFMGISMSITAFPVLARILTERSLDRTPLGAVALACASIDDVLAWSVLAGVVALAGSAGPDQWRILLAVPYVLGMLFVIRPLLRRVTERGDGPRLNQTWLACILAGLLVSAAATEWMGLHFIFGAFLFGVVIPRERTEHLRTQIHERIGQLSSVLLLPVFFLVAGLQVDLSGIGADGLGDLALILLVAIGGKFTGAFFAARAHRMPARQAAALATLMNTRGLTELVVLSIGLHMKIIGAELYSLMVVMAVVTTAMAGPLLRWIMPRRFVEAETTPRHSPPQQAVSSRP
- a CDS encoding bifunctional 5,10-methylenetetrahydrofolate dehydrogenase/5,10-methenyltetrahydrofolate cyclohydrolase; translation: MSATRTAQLMDGTNLAKRIIEEAAAKAAEISRRGGTSPCLATVLVGEDPASATYVRMKRARCAKAGIQSRHIALPATTTTAELIDTLAGLSGDPDVHGILLQHPCGPHIDERAAFEAIAPEKDVDGVTMHSFAAMSFALPGFASCTPGGIMRLLEAYDVDLAGKHAVVVGRSPILGKPAGMLLLAKNATVTYCHSRTADLSAIVREADVLVAAVGRPRLIRGEDIKPGAVVIDAGYNPGNVGDVDFDTARTRACLITPVPGGVGPMTIAVLLAQTVDAAANQLGIQHQ
- a CDS encoding nuclear transport factor 2 family protein, with protein sequence MTLPETGYTPTAEERASLDAWFQEYDAHCTKADVERMADMAVFPLNLISDDSAGDGRSAQWNRGRFIDTMTHVMGDGTADITFDNTRTPVFLSPSMAVVFTHSTVTTADRTHDMTYADILIRKAGTWAFQTMIQSGWGDNL
- a CDS encoding NAD(P)/FAD-dependent oxidoreductase — protein: MTRNVLVIGGGPGGSTAATLLARAGLSVTLLERDTFPRYHIGESIASSCRSILDFGGALEKVEERGYTVKTGVLLRWGKEEDWTIDWSQLFGPDVRSWQVDRDDFDKVLLDHAKEQGVEVIEGASVKRVLFDGERAVAAEWTHPDDRKSVRKTEFDFVVDASGRSGVIAGQHFKNRRPHEVFRNVAIWGYWEGGKLLPNTPSGGINVVSSPDGWYWIIPLRDNRFSVGFVSHQTRFLERRGDYESTEQMLLSLVGESDTVREQLADAKFLQGEVRVEQDFSYVADSFCGPGHFIVGDAACFLDPLLSTGVHLAMYSGMLSAASILATVNGDVEEKEALGFYEVLFRNAYQRLFTLVSGVYQQYMGKDTYFGLAQSLVRETQDAPAPHSDNNDAAFGELVAGVTDLREASSQAGLGTAPIQTVIDDAAELDGTPVGELLTAAEQARQQAITASPNSPLSMAPMKMDANDLYDAATGLYLTTTPTLGIRRAGA
- a CDS encoding class I SAM-dependent methyltransferase codes for the protein MTEQSFKQSRDVAQFQNWGPTYEDSRIQRIRDRIHQSLVDWVGEQGVRPQNVLDVGCGTGALLRRVGIRFPDAELTGVDVSPSMVETARAKVPEGLPVTFVHGAAEQLPFEDASFDLVVSTICFHHWRSRNEGLAEIQRVLRPGGRVFIADHYAVGWLRPFFAVTRCRDRVHTREELTRMYGAAGLRADRWKLLDRLAKLPFIHGIGAVKP
- a CDS encoding 3-oxoacyl-ACP synthase III family protein; translated protein: MTHRDDCRCGCALASWAADSGPAAPAGGILGCGAYLPERVVDNVEAAASAGVTPQWIETRTGILARRYAHPDQAASDLAERAARAALRDAGLGADQLSLVVVATSTPDFPQPPTACLLQDRIGARHAAAFDINAVCSGFVYALEAARRMVPPGGHALVVGVDIYSRIIDPADRRTVSLFGDGAGAVVVGPVTEGRGVVATRLASHGEYHDLIKVPAGGSRMPASKETLQDGLHYFTMDGYGVKTFVRDHLPGAVHRFLSATGVAPTAIRHFVPHQANGRMIDALLPELNLPNATVHRTLRHYGNTGAASVPVTLAAARDHLTPGDLVLLAGFGGGMTTGLTLLRW